In Salvelinus sp. IW2-2015 linkage group LG23, ASM291031v2, whole genome shotgun sequence, a genomic segment contains:
- the LOC111950251 gene encoding uromodulin-like 1, protein MSWMFSLSLAVALLDLCRGHSTLFKGYDLSMSSYHLCTGHESTVVSKVWSYKTSYRDRRSCGGWLPWKTCVVTLYKTAYWTEYMNVTEEVMRCCDGYEQVGSYCALPMNRSGEFTAKPGSCPKGVVDAPRNTGCEWDSDCPGWQKCCQREGLSFCTNPQHTGNRGYCFNVTVTVKTDYQQLISMDGGIMNHTRLLHSVVTGALDSSDVSVYYISSWPIGPFRTASSMLIGSPETLSLSNTTTKLHLLLKHIEEVTSVSVEDIDECTYAALSSCSRQADCANTEGSYSCTCRPGFTDLNPNNTGVDCQAADLVTSALPSNATLMFWWANATELPPNSTSYQSWNSSFIDNPAAVATTTDRGMMLSSTHIPVTTHDLAIASSNGSETSTALTSWSSPTSLQHTTNTNTPTLPLSTSMPQTSMGPTVEDMYLSVSSLSPSTCHPTPTTNLQASNVTGFSFCLSWTGQSQSGLSFLVVLKEGSEVKGRWETKLSVWEVTGLQPGVLYNVTVTPCACGSHWASLLLLVKTAAQTLRATVRLTNVQFTDALLYPTSQEYQNLSRSIEEEILQSLPPDILALMNSGDVRVQIRGLTPGSVVVNFIIIFTPSQSQDILKVSSALMQALQNSSIYTVDSNNTRIDDDDECSTGDMDCSPWAQCTNTWGSYSCLCLDGFTDSNPSRPGRGCSAPLTTTIPTMPITTPVQTTTAPATITTTTTTNTLVTTNNTVSTTTTYNTTSITSNNKTTTTINTPVPTNNAVRINNTVSTATPILITTMTPVPTTTTTDVPTAMTTTVTSGLITMSLQPKTPTSPAILVSYTRGISVECRASYIIVTVARDFLEARHIGDSSLYLGRQECGVNEANSSHVQLTVAWDQCNTQLLYNSTHYTAQTTLFNSMDLQSLPDSKTRVPTVRLEVPIMCTFGRTILISAGYGPTGYDMIKDVVMGSGTFHVTVQLLNGMSPLPQNYSLSPEEDVVVEVSVNSTVDQIKVVINKCWATQSSNPLEPTIYLFLENSCPLPNTYTTVLENGNSSKSRLSLRVFSYVNLNVIYLHCQIHICIETGSATCQPDCIERTERFSNLIGTGKATCGPFLRSHKVSVKESSVTLRLVDYILLGIGLFLFFVGSLSSLFFCYRKRIGTYSFSLKPKQENFTYHVFDA, encoded by the exons ATGAGTTGGATGTTCTCTCTCAGTCTCGCCGTGGCTCTTCTGGACCTCTGTAGGGGACACAGCACTTTGTTTAAAG GATATGACCTGTCTATGTCCAGCTACCACCTGTGTACTGGACATGAGAGCACGGTGGTGAGTAAAGTGTGGTCCTATAAGACCTCCTACAGGGACCGGAGGTCGTGTGGCGGATGGCTACCCTGGAAGACGTGTGTGGTCACTCTTTACAAAACAGCCTATTGGACTGAGTACATGAATGTCACCGAGGAGGTTATGAGGTGCTGTGACGGCTATGAACAAGTGGGCAGCTACTGTGCTTTAC CTATGAACAGAAGTGGAGAGTTCACTGCCAAGCCAGGCTCCTGCCCCAAGGGTGTAGTGGACGCACCCAGGAATACAGGGTGTGAATGGGACTCAGACTGTCCAGGGTGGCAAAAGTGCTGCCAGAGAGAGGGCCTCTCTTTTTGCACCAACCCTCAACATACAG GCAATAGAGGCTATTGCTTCAACGTCACTGTGACCGTGAAGACAGATTACCAGCAGCTGATATCCATGGACGGGGGAATCATGAACCACACAAGGCTTTTGCACTCTGTG GTGACCGGAGCCCTGGACTCCTCTGACGTCTCTGTATACTACATCAGCTCCTGGCCTATAGGGCCATTCAGAACCGCTTCATCTATGCTGATTGGTTCCCCTGAAACTCTGTCCTTGTCTAACACGACCACAAAACTGCACCTTCTTCTCAAACACATTGAAGAAGTCACCTCTGTGTCAGTTGAAG ATATAGATGAGTGTACCTATGCCGCTCTCAGCAGCTGCTCACGTCAGGCAGACTGTGCCAACACAGAGGGCTCCTACAGCTGCACCTGCCGTCCTGGATTCACTGATCTGAACCCCAACAACACAGGGGTAGACTGCCAAG CTGCTGACCTTGTGACCTCAGCCCTGCCCAGTAATGCCACTCTTATGTTTTGGTGGGCCAATGCAACAGAGTTGCCACCCAACAGCACCAGCTATCAGTCCTGGAACTCCAGCTTTATTGATAACCCAGCAGCCGTAGCTACAACCACAGACAGGGGCATGATGCTGAGCTCCACCCATATACCTGTTACCACACATGACCTAGCTATAGCCAGCTCCAACGGGTCTGAGACCAGTACAGCTCTCACATCCTGGAGTAGTCCCACCTCACTGCAGCATACCACTAACACCAACACTCCTACCCTGCCCCTCTCCACCTCTATGCCCCAAACCAGCATGGGACCTACTGTGGAGGACATGTACCTGAGTGTATCCTCACTATCACCATCCACATGCC aCCCAACCCCCACCACCAACTTGCAGGCCTCAAACGTTACTGGCTtctctttctgcctgtcctggACTGGCCAATCCCAGAGCGGGCTCAGCTTCCTCGTGGTGTTGAaggaggggtcagaggtcaagggACGCTGGGAGACAAAGCTGTCAGTCTGGGAGGTGACAGGGCTGCAACCTGGGGTTCTCTACAACGTCACTGTCACTCCTTGTGCCTGTGGGAGCCATTGGGCTAGCCTGCTGCTGCTGGTTAAGACTG CTGCACAGACACTTCGAGCAACAGTTCGCCTGACCAACGTGCAGTTCACTGATGCCTTGCTGTACCCCACTAGCCAGGAGTATCAGAATCTCAGTCGTAGTATTGAGGAAGAG atcctccagtctctccctcctgATATCCTGGCCCTGATGAACTCAGGAGATGTGAGGGTTCAGATCAGAGGCCTGACTCCTGGCAGTGTAGTAGTGAActtcatcatcatcttcacaCCCAGTCAGTCCCAGGACATCCTGAAGGTGTCCTCTGCTCTGATGCAGGCCCTACAGAACAGCTCCATATACACTGTTGACAGCAACAACACCCGTATAGATG ATGATGATGAGTGCAGTACAGGGGACATGGACTGCTCCCCATGGGCKCAGTGCACTAACACCTGGGGCTCCTAcagctgtctctgtctggatggATTCACTGACTCCAACCCCTCCAGGCCAGGACGGGGCTGTTCAG CACCTTTGACCACAACCATACCTACAATGCCCATCACGACACCTGTCCAGACGACCACAGCTCCAGCTACaatcacaaccacaaccacaaccaacacTCTGGTTacaaccaacaatacagtttcaaCCACTACAACCTACAATACAACCTCAATCACATCCAACAATAAAACTACAACTACAATCAACACACCAGTTCCAACCAACAATGCCGTTAGAATCAACAACACTGTTTCAACCGCTACTCCAATCCTAATCACAACCATGACCCCAGTTCCAACCACAACCACCACTGACGTTCCTACAGCAATGACCACCACTGTGACCAGCGGTCTCATCACAATGAGTCTGCAGCCTAAGACTCCTACTTCTCCGGCTATTCTGGTTTCTTATACGAGGGGCATCTCTGTGGAGTGCAGGGCCAGCTATATCATTGTGACAGTTGCGAGGGACTTCCTGGAGGCGAGGCACATTGGGGACTCTTCCCTCTACCTGGGGAGACAGGAGTGTGGAGTGAACGAAGCGAACAGCAGCCATGTCCAGCTGACGGTGGCTTGGGACCAGTGTAACACACAGCTCTTATAT AATAGCACTCATTACACTGCTCAGACGACTCTGTTCAATTCCATGGATCTCCAGAGCCTGCCCGACAGCAAAACGAGAGTTCCTACAGTACGGCTGGAGGTCCCCATCATGTGTACCTttgggaggaccatcctcatctCTGCGGGTTATGGCCCCACAGG GTATGACATGATCAAAGATGTCGTCATGGGCTCAGGGACTTTCCATGTGACGGTTCAGCTCCTGAATGGAATGTCCCCTCTCCCTCAGAACTACAGCCTGTCTCCCGAGGAGGACGTTGTGGTCGAGGTCAGCGTCAACTCCACAGTTGACCAGATCAAAGTGGTCATCAACAAGTGCTGGGCCACCCAGAGCAGCAACCCTTTGGAACCAACAATTTACTTGTTCCTGGAAAACAG CTGTCCCCTCCCCAACACATACACCACAGTCTTGGAGAACGGCAACTCCAGCAAGTCTCGCCTGTCCCTTCGCGTCTTCTCCTACGTCAACCTCAATGTCATCTACCTGCACTgccagattcatatctgtattgaGACTGGCTCAGCCACCTGCCAGCCT GATTGTATTGAGCGGACAGAAAGATTCTCTAATCTAATCGGAACGGGAAAAGCAACCTGTGGACCATTCCTTCGATCACACAAAG TGTCCGTCAAAGAGAGCTCTGTTACACTTCGTCTGGTGGACTACATCTTACTGGGAATAGGACTGTTCCTCTTCTTCGTCGGGAGTCTCTCGTCCTTGTTCTTCTGCTACAGAAAGCGAATTGGAACCTACAGCTTCAGCCTCAAACCCAAGCAAGAGAACTTTACCTATCATGTTTTTGATGCTTAG